A genomic segment from Amycolatopsis camponoti encodes:
- a CDS encoding NAD-dependent epimerase/dehydratase family protein: protein MRVLVTGGAGFIGSHIADLLADGGDEVVVLDNLLPTAHGSRTPPAYTGRHRFLRGDVTDTEIVAELLDGVDAVCHQAAVVGHGVDPSDAPSYALHNDYGTAVLLAGMHAAGVRKLVLASSMVVYGEGRYACPDHGVVPPSPRRASDVDAGRFEPRCPACGTELSWRLVPEDAPLNPRSTYAATKLAQEHLAGAWARQTGGSVWAMRYHNVYGPRMPQNTPYAGVASLFRSALERGEAPLVLEDGRQQRDFVHVHDVARANVLALRTAGPEGDITPVNVCSGTPHTVGELAGELARACAGPEPKVAGGARPADVRHVVADPARARELLGFTAEIGFEEGITDFATAELRAPVATDTGR, encoded by the coding sequence GTGCGCGTACTGGTCACCGGCGGAGCCGGGTTCATCGGATCTCACATCGCCGATCTCCTGGCGGACGGGGGCGACGAGGTCGTGGTGCTCGACAACCTCCTCCCCACGGCCCACGGCTCCCGCACGCCACCGGCGTACACCGGCAGGCACCGGTTCCTGCGCGGCGACGTCACCGACACGGAGATCGTCGCCGAGCTGCTGGACGGCGTCGACGCGGTCTGCCACCAGGCGGCGGTGGTCGGGCACGGCGTCGACCCGTCGGACGCGCCGTCCTACGCCCTGCACAACGACTACGGCACGGCGGTGTTGCTGGCCGGGATGCACGCGGCCGGGGTGCGGAAGCTGGTGCTGGCGTCGTCGATGGTCGTCTACGGCGAAGGCCGGTACGCGTGCCCGGACCACGGTGTGGTTCCGCCGTCACCGCGCCGCGCGTCCGATGTGGACGCCGGCCGGTTCGAGCCGCGGTGCCCGGCCTGCGGCACCGAGCTGAGCTGGCGGCTGGTGCCCGAGGACGCGCCGCTGAACCCCCGCAGCACGTACGCGGCGACGAAGCTCGCGCAGGAACACCTGGCCGGAGCGTGGGCGCGGCAGACGGGCGGCAGCGTGTGGGCGATGCGCTACCACAACGTCTACGGCCCGAGGATGCCGCAGAACACCCCGTACGCGGGCGTGGCGTCGCTGTTCCGCTCGGCCCTGGAGCGCGGCGAAGCCCCGCTGGTACTGGAGGACGGCCGCCAGCAGCGCGACTTCGTGCACGTCCACGACGTCGCCAGGGCAAACGTCCTGGCTCTTCGGACAGCCGGCCCGGAGGGTGACATCACCCCGGTCAACGTCTGCTCCGGCACCCCGCACACGGTCGGCGAGCTGGCCGGGGAACTGGCACGCGCCTGCGCCGGCCCCGAGCCGAAGGTGGCGGGCGGCGCCCGCCCCGCGGACGTCCGTCACGTGGTCGCCGACCCGGCCCGCGCCCGCGAGTTGCTGGGCTTCACAGCGGAAATCGGCTTCGAAGAAGGAATCACCGACTTCGCGACGGCGGAACTCCGCGCCCCGGTTGCCACTGATACAGGCCGGTGA
- a CDS encoding MogA/MoaB family molybdenum cofactor biosynthesis protein produces the protein MERSAQRLGRALVVIVDDRVAHGEHEDTTGPLVTELLEEAGFIVDGVVVVEAETAGIRNALNTAVIGGADLVITVGGTGVLPRDRTPDATAGVLDRPIPGISEAIRASGLAAGAVDAGISRGLAGVSGSTLVVNLAGSRSAVRDGMATLTSLVPHVIDELSGLEEV, from the coding sequence ATGGAACGGAGTGCACAACGGCTGGGCCGGGCCCTCGTGGTCATCGTGGACGATCGCGTGGCGCACGGCGAGCACGAGGACACCACGGGACCGCTGGTGACCGAGCTGCTCGAAGAAGCGGGCTTCATCGTCGACGGTGTCGTGGTCGTCGAGGCCGAGACCGCGGGGATCCGCAACGCGCTCAACACCGCCGTGATCGGCGGCGCCGACCTGGTGATCACGGTCGGCGGCACCGGTGTTCTGCCGCGTGACCGCACGCCGGACGCGACCGCCGGTGTGCTCGACCGCCCGATCCCGGGCATCAGCGAGGCCATCCGTGCGTCCGGGCTGGCGGCCGGAGCCGTGGACGCCGGGATCTCGCGGGGGCTCGCCGGGGTGTCGGGGAGCACGCTGGTGGTCAATCTCGCCGGGTCGCGGTCCGCGGTCCGCGACGGGATGGCGACGCTGACCTCGCTCGTGCCGCACGTGATCGACGAGCTCTCGGGCCTCGAAGAGGTCTGA
- a CDS encoding aldo/keto reductase: MDFRIGGQLEVRRLGFGAMHLPTEAGPAREEAIAVVRRAVELGVTLIDTAHLYGGGANEELLASALYPYPAGLVITTKVGVARTGPGGEWRLDARPEILRDQVEQALRRLRVERIELLQLHRIDPETPLADQLGTLRELQTAGKVGLLGLSEVTVDELVRAREIVDVASVQNRYNVLDREHEPVLRACAEAGIAFLPWRPIAPIGGAAIGAIAVELGATAAQVSLAWLLARSPVILPIPGTGRIAHLEENLAAAELVLTPAQRRRLTGPDLAEIEACFADILSGRISRDAADRWAGRWLSDDFRHEIDLDEDQRWALDLLAGIDLPDWPGPGFLHSEDQIRGWRDEVRRRRG; encoded by the coding sequence ATGGATTTCCGCATCGGTGGGCAGCTCGAGGTGCGTCGGCTCGGCTTCGGGGCGATGCACCTGCCGACCGAAGCCGGCCCCGCGCGAGAAGAGGCGATCGCGGTCGTCCGGCGAGCCGTCGAGCTGGGCGTCACGCTGATCGACACCGCTCACCTCTACGGCGGCGGAGCCAACGAGGAACTGCTCGCTTCAGCGCTGTACCCGTATCCGGCCGGTCTGGTGATCACCACCAAGGTGGGTGTCGCGCGCACCGGGCCCGGCGGTGAGTGGCGGCTCGACGCCCGGCCCGAGATCCTGCGTGACCAGGTCGAGCAGGCTCTGCGCCGGCTGCGGGTGGAGCGGATCGAACTACTGCAGCTGCACCGGATCGACCCGGAGACGCCGTTGGCCGACCAGCTCGGCACCCTCCGGGAGCTGCAGACAGCCGGGAAGGTCGGGCTTCTCGGCCTGTCCGAGGTGACGGTCGACGAGCTGGTACGCGCTCGGGAGATCGTCGACGTCGCGAGTGTGCAGAACCGCTACAACGTGCTCGACCGGGAGCACGAGCCGGTGCTGCGGGCTTGCGCCGAAGCAGGAATCGCGTTCTTGCCGTGGCGGCCCATCGCTCCGATCGGCGGAGCCGCGATCGGCGCCATCGCGGTGGAGCTGGGCGCCACCGCCGCTCAGGTCTCGCTGGCTTGGCTGCTGGCGCGCTCGCCGGTGATCCTGCCGATTCCGGGGACCGGCAGGATCGCGCATCTGGAGGAGAACCTCGCCGCGGCCGAGCTGGTACTGACACCGGCGCAGCGACGGCGCTTGACCGGGCCGGACCTCGCCGAGATCGAGGCTTGTTTCGCCGACATCCTGTCGGGCCGGATCAGCCGCGACGCGGCCGACCGCTGGGCCGGCCGGTGGCTCAGCGACGACTTCCGGCACGAGATCGACCTGGACGAAGACCAGCGGTGGGCGCTCGATCTGCTCGCGGGCATCGACCTCCCGGACTGGCCGGGCCCCGGGTTCCTCCACAGCGAGGACCAGATCCGCGGCTGGCGGGACGAAGTGCGGCGCCGCCGGGGGTGA
- the mscL gene encoding large conductance mechanosensitive channel protein MscL, translating into MFKGFKDFLMRGNVVDLAVAVVIGSAFTAIVTAFTNGLIKPLISTIGGTDAANGLGYQIFENNKATFLNFGDVINAAINFVLVAAVVYFVIVLPVKHVQERRKRGQEPGPSEPTDVELLIEIRDLLRAQAQRDNGRD; encoded by the coding sequence GTGTTCAAGGGTTTCAAGGACTTCCTGATGCGCGGCAACGTCGTCGACCTGGCCGTCGCGGTGGTCATCGGCTCGGCGTTCACGGCGATCGTCACGGCGTTCACCAACGGCCTCATCAAGCCGCTGATCAGCACGATCGGCGGCACGGACGCCGCGAACGGCCTCGGCTACCAGATCTTCGAAAACAACAAGGCCACGTTCCTGAACTTCGGTGACGTGATCAACGCGGCGATCAACTTCGTGCTGGTCGCGGCGGTGGTCTACTTCGTGATCGTGCTGCCGGTGAAGCACGTCCAGGAGCGGCGCAAGCGCGGCCAGGAGCCGGGCCCGTCCGAGCCGACCGACGTCGAGCTGCTGATCGAGATCCGCGACCTGCTGCGAGCCCAGGCCCAGCGCGACAACGGCCGCGACTGA
- a CDS encoding SAF domain-containing protein, with amino-acid sequence MDVAAKFRTPDLTRLQGRRARLIRRWLAAGLLLAGVLLLAHPGSARGAPTTPTVVAAHDLPSGAALRAPDVRLADLPDSTRPAGALSTLDDVDGHLLAGAVRAGEPLTDVRLATAIPGSGDPATATVPVRLADAGVAELLEPGRRVDVVAAPEPGVPASVLASGATVVAVGQREASTAKGPLVLLRLPEAIATRVAAISLERPVTVTLR; translated from the coding sequence GTGGACGTGGCGGCGAAGTTCCGCACACCTGATCTGACCCGGCTGCAGGGCCGGCGGGCCCGGCTCATCCGCCGCTGGCTCGCCGCCGGCCTGCTGCTGGCCGGGGTACTGCTGCTCGCGCACCCCGGTTCCGCGCGGGGCGCACCGACGACTCCGACCGTCGTCGCGGCGCACGATCTTCCTTCCGGCGCGGCTCTGCGCGCTCCCGACGTGCGGCTGGCCGACCTCCCCGACTCCACTCGCCCAGCGGGTGCGTTGAGCACCCTGGACGACGTCGACGGCCACCTGCTGGCGGGCGCCGTCCGCGCCGGCGAACCCTTGACCGACGTCCGGCTGGCGACGGCCATCCCCGGCTCGGGTGATCCCGCGACGGCGACGGTGCCGGTGCGCCTGGCCGATGCCGGCGTCGCCGAGTTGCTGGAGCCCGGGCGACGCGTCGACGTCGTCGCGGCGCCGGAGCCGGGCGTGCCCGCGTCCGTGCTGGCGAGCGGGGCGACGGTGGTGGCGGTCGGGCAGCGGGAGGCGTCCACGGCGAAGGGTCCCCTGGTGCTGCTTCGGCTCCCGGAAGCGATCGCGACGAGGGTGGCGGCGATTTCATTGGAGCGTCCGGTAACGGTTACTCTCCGCTAG
- a CDS encoding FmdB family zinc ribbon protein produces MPTYQYACKECDHRFEAVQSFSDPSLTVCPQCSGTLRKVFSSVGVVFKGSGFYRTDSRDSGKSSTTATPAKTETKTESKSETKSDTSSASSSSGTTKTTAAAS; encoded by the coding sequence GTGCCTACGTACCAGTACGCCTGCAAAGAATGCGACCACCGGTTCGAAGCCGTGCAGTCGTTCTCGGACCCCAGCCTGACCGTGTGCCCGCAGTGCTCCGGCACCCTGCGCAAGGTGTTCAGCTCGGTCGGCGTCGTCTTCAAGGGCAGCGGTTTCTACCGCACCGACTCGCGTGACTCGGGCAAGTCGAGCACGACCGCGACCCCGGCGAAGACGGAGACCAAGACGGAGTCGAAGTCGGAGACCAAGTCCGACACGAGCTCGGCATCTTCCTCCTCGGGTACGACAAAAACCACCGCCGCCGCCTCCTGA
- a CDS encoding 5-formyltetrahydrofolate cyclo-ligase encodes MHALGNEHLSKAEWRDRLTRARADQTAESHARDASALVSAVSNVTSGTVCAYLPFGTEPGTTALVYALAAGGARVLLPVILSRTDPLDWAEYTGEADLVPSRFRGIREPGGKRLGTEAVGAAELILVPALAVDRRGVRLGRGAGHYDRSLVFAAAGVPLLAVVRDEELVERLPGEPHDVRMSGALTPGRGVLDLPM; translated from the coding sequence ATGCACGCGCTGGGCAATGAGCACCTGAGCAAGGCGGAGTGGCGTGACCGGCTGACGCGCGCGCGAGCGGACCAGACCGCCGAATCGCACGCCCGGGACGCGTCAGCACTGGTCAGCGCGGTGTCGAACGTCACATCCGGCACGGTGTGCGCGTACCTCCCGTTCGGCACCGAGCCGGGCACGACGGCGCTCGTCTACGCGCTCGCGGCCGGCGGCGCGCGGGTGCTGCTGCCGGTCATCCTGTCCCGGACGGACCCGCTCGACTGGGCGGAGTACACGGGCGAGGCCGATCTCGTGCCCAGCCGGTTCCGCGGCATCCGCGAGCCCGGCGGGAAACGCCTGGGTACCGAGGCTGTCGGGGCCGCGGAGCTGATCCTGGTGCCCGCGCTGGCCGTGGATCGCCGGGGTGTCCGGCTCGGGCGCGGCGCCGGTCACTACGATCGCTCGCTGGTGTTCGCCGCGGCCGGCGTGCCCCTGCTGGCCGTCGTCCGGGACGAAGAGCTGGTCGAACGGCTGCCCGGGGAACCCCACGACGTGCGCATGAGCGGGGCGCTGACGCCGGGTCGAGGCGTGCTCGACCTGCCGATGTGA